Genomic DNA from Blastocatellia bacterium:
GTGATCACTTTGCGCGTGATGTGCGGCAGGATCGCCTGAACGTTCTCGTCGTCCAAGCACACGATGACCGAACCGTAGAATGGCACGCGATTGGCGAATTCGACGAAAGCCTCGCGCAGCTCCGCCAGATCGGCGTAGTGATCCAGATGCTCGCGATCAATATTGGTGATGACGGCGAACGTGGGCGAGAGCTTCAGGAACGATCGATCGCTCTCATCGGCTTCGACGACCATGAAGTCGCCGCTGCCGAGCTTCGCATGACTGTCGATGGCGCGAAGTCGTCCGCCGACGACGATCGTCGGATCCCATCCCGCATGGGCGAGCACGGTGGCGATCATCGAGGTCGTCGTCGTCTTCCCATGCGATCCGGCGACGGCGATGCTGTACTTCAAGCGCATCAGCTCGGCGAGCATTTCCGCGCGGGGGATGACGGGGATTTGTCGCTCGCGAGCGGCTACCAATTCGGGATTCTCTGGGCGCACGGCTGTGGAGAAGACGACGACATCCGCCTCGCCGATATTCTCCGGGCGATGGCCGATGACGATGCGCGCGCCGAGTCGTTGCAAGCGCTCGAGGATCGGAGAGGGACGCAGATCCGAGCCGGAGACGCGATACCCCAGATTGAGCAACAGTTCGGCGATACCGCTCATGCCAGCTCCACCAATGCCCACCAGATGGATCGTCCGAACGCGTCTCAACATCCCTCTCCCTCCACGTGCGTCGGTGTTTCGAAATGACGGCGCTGACACGACGCATCCTGTGCGCGCATAAGGTCGAGAGCGAGCGCGACGATCGCTTCGGCTGCCTCCGGGCGTGCGCGCTGACGCGCGCGCTCGGCCATCTCGTCCAAGCGCGCCGGATCGTCCAAAAGCTCGCGGATCATCGCGGCCAACCGATCGGGAGTCGCTTCCTCCTGAAGGAGACAGCGGGCGGCGCCCGCCCGTTCCAGCGCTTGCGCGTTCTTCCGTTGATGATCGTCGGCCGCCGTCGGCAGGGGGATCAGGATCGCAGGCTTTCCGGCCGCCGCCAGTTCGGCGAGGGTCGTCGCGCCTGCTCGACAGATGACCAGATCGGCGCGCGCCATCTCCTCGGCCATCCGCTCGATGAACGGCACGACGGTGACATGATCGCGCATGCCGGCTCGCTCATACGCCGCGCGAACCCAAGCGACATCCCGCTCGCCCGTCTGATGCGTCGCCGTCACCACGAGCGTCGATCTCTGCTCCCGAAGGCTCGCGAAGAGTCGCGGCAAGGCTTCTACCATCCGCTCGTTGAGCGCGCGCGATCCTTGGCTGCCACCGAAGATGAGCAAATGGCGCTCCGAGCTGCGCGCCCGACGCTCTCGCGCCACATCGGGCAGCGCGAGGAACTCCGCTCGAACGGGATTGCCCGTCACGCGCGCTTTCGCGCCGAAAAACGACGCGGCTTCGGGGAAGGCCACCGCCGCCGCGCGCACCCATGGCGCCAATACGCGATTGGTGAATCCCGGATACGCGTTCGGTTCGAGGATGAGCGTCGGGATCCCGAAGAGCGCCGCCACGAGGACGATAGGACCAGACGTATACCCCCCAATGCCGATGACGATGTCCGGACGCCGTCGTCGCACGATGCGCCAGGATTGCCACAGGCTTTTCGGCACGCGCCACAGCAACGTCGCCAGCGCTTGTCGCCATCCCACGCGCTTCAATCCGGCGACCTCGATGTGCTCCAGCTCGAATCCCGCGCGCGGGATGAGCGTCGCTTCAAGTCCCCGAGCCGTCCCCACGAAGATCACCTCTGCCGTCGGATCGCGTCGCCGAAAAGCGTCGGCGATGGCGAGCCCGGGGAAGAGATGCCCGCCCGTCCCACTGGCGGCGATGAGAATCTTACACATCGTCTGGCCTCGCCTGTTGCGCGATGTTGAGCAACACGCCGATCTCCGCCATCGTGATCACGAGCGACGATCCCCCATAGCTGATGAGCGGGAGCGGCGTCCCTTTCACTGGGAAGAGCCCTACGGCTACGCTCATGTGAAACAGCGCCTGCATGAGGATCGCCGTGACGATCCCCGCGCCAAGCAGCGTCCCGAACGTATCGGGCGCATGCCACGCGATGCGCATGCCGCGCCAGAGAAAAACGCCGAAGGCCACGACCAAAAGGCCCGTCCCCATCAGTCCCAACTCTTCTCCGATGTGGGCGAAGATGAAATCCGTGTGCGGCTCCGGCAGAAAGAAGAGCTTCTGCTTCCCTTGTGCGAATCCCACGCCCGTGATCCCCCCGCTGCCGAGCGCGATGAGTGATTGAATGGCTTGAAACCCACTGCCGCGCGGATCCTGCCATGGATCCAGATACGCCAAGATGCGTTCCCATCGCCAATCCACGTGGATGGTGAGCCACGCGAGCATTGGGAGCGCACCGATGCCGAGCGCCACTTGATGACGGAAGGGCACGCGCACGATGAAGAACATCACCAAGAGGATGAGCCCGAGCGAGAAGGCCATGCCCAAGTCCGGCTCCAGCAAGATGAGGACCATCATCGCCCCCGTGACCAGTGCGCACGGCAGAAACGTCAGTCGAAACCGTTTGATGCCGGCCGGGATCCGCCGATCCAAATGCGCGGCCAGAAAGACGATGAGCGCGAACCGCGCCAATTCCGAAGGCTGGAACGAGAGCGATCCCCACCGAATCCATCGGTGCGCTCCATTGACCGCCGGGAAGAAGAAAACCGCCACAAGCAGCAGGAACGCTCCCCCCACCAACAGGGCCACGAGCCGCGGATGCTGATAGAGGTGATAATCCACGCGCATCGTCACGACCATGACGGCGAGCGCGAGCATCACCCAGACGGCTTGTCGCGCGAGGAAATGATATTGCGTCCCATAGCGTTCGGCGGCGAGCACGGCCGAAGCGCTGTAGACCATCACGACGCCCAAGAGGGCGAGCGCAATGGCCAACGTGAAGAGCACCTTGTCACCGATCCGCGCCATCTCGCGATGGGGCGTGTGCTCGGCCTCTCCCCATCTGAGCGCGAGATCGTGAGGCGCTCGCCACGACGTCCGACGTTGTGTCCGTCCCCTCAGCATGCGTTTCTCCTCTCCTTCGGGACGACCTCCTCGCTCTGCAAGCGGCGCACCGCCTCTTTGAAGACGCGCCCTCGATGCTCGAAGTTCTCGAACATATCGAAGCTCGCACACGCCGGAGAGAGCAGCACGATGCCTCCGGCCGGAGCGAGACGTCGCGCCGTTCGCACAGCCTCTTCCAACGTCGCGCAGCGCGTCACAGGAGCAGTGTCCTCGAGCGCCGCGCGAATCTTCTCGGCCGCTTCCCCGAGGACCAGGACGTGCGCGACCTTCTCGGCCACCAATGGACGCAGGCGCGTGAAGTCATCACCTTTGTCGCGCCCACCAAGGATGAGGACGATCGGTCCTTCGAGTGCCTCGAGGGCCGTGAGCGTCGAAGCGACGTTGGTCGCTTTCGAGTCGTTGAAATAGTCCACTCCTT
This window encodes:
- the murG gene encoding undecaprenyldiphospho-muramoylpentapeptide beta-N-acetylglucosaminyltransferase, whose amino-acid sequence is MCKILIAASGTGGHLFPGLAIADAFRRRDPTAEVIFVGTARGLEATLIPRAGFELEHIEVAGLKRVGWRQALATLLWRVPKSLWQSWRIVRRRRPDIVIGIGGYTSGPIVLVAALFGIPTLILEPNAYPGFTNRVLAPWVRAAAVAFPEAASFFGAKARVTGNPVRAEFLALPDVARERRARSSERHLLIFGGSQGSRALNERMVEALPRLFASLREQRSTLVVTATHQTGERDVAWVRAAYERAGMRDHVTVVPFIERMAEEMARADLVICRAGATTLAELAAAGKPAILIPLPTAADDHQRKNAQALERAGAARCLLQEEATPDRLAAMIRELLDDPARLDEMAERARQRARPEAAEAIVALALDLMRAQDASCQRRHFETPTHVEGEGC
- the ftsW gene encoding putative lipid II flippase FtsW, with the translated sequence MLRGRTQRRTSWRAPHDLALRWGEAEHTPHREMARIGDKVLFTLAIALALLGVVMVYSASAVLAAERYGTQYHFLARQAVWVMLALAVMVVTMRVDYHLYQHPRLVALLVGGAFLLLVAVFFFPAVNGAHRWIRWGSLSFQPSELARFALIVFLAAHLDRRIPAGIKRFRLTFLPCALVTGAMMVLILLEPDLGMAFSLGLILLVMFFIVRVPFRHQVALGIGALPMLAWLTIHVDWRWERILAYLDPWQDPRGSGFQAIQSLIALGSGGITGVGFAQGKQKLFFLPEPHTDFIFAHIGEELGLMGTGLLVVAFGVFLWRGMRIAWHAPDTFGTLLGAGIVTAILMQALFHMSVAVGLFPVKGTPLPLISYGGSSLVITMAEIGVLLNIAQQARPDDV